From Zea mays cultivar B73 chromosome 3, Zm-B73-REFERENCE-NAM-5.0, whole genome shotgun sequence:
GTTAGACGGACGCGACGTGTCGTGTCGTGACTCGTGAACTCGTGATCGTGACAGACCAACACGCAGCACACATGCAACGGCACCAACGCAACACAAGTATAACACTCACAGGAGGTACAGAGAAGAACAGTTTCCGATGCTGTCGGGGATGGGGCCAGAGAGAGAGTTGCCGTCGAGCTGGAGCACGGCGAGGCTACCGGACTCGCAGAGGTCGGCAGGCATGGCGCCGTACAGTCCCGTGCTACGCAGGTCGAGCACCGTCAGGTTGCGGAGCAGGCCGAGCtccggcggcagcggcgcgcggaGGTCGTTGCGGGACAGGTTGAGGTACCGGAGCTTGAAGAAGAGCGACATCTCGGTGGGgatgccgccggtgagctggttGCCGGAGAGGTCGAGCGACTGCAGCGTCTCCGCCAGCCTGGTGGAGCCCGAGGGCAGGACGCCCGAGAGCGCGTTCGACGACACGTCGAGCGTCTCGAGCCCGACGTCGAACAGAGCGTCCGGGATGCTGCCGCTGAGGTTGTTGTCCCTAAGATGCAGCTCGGCGAGCTTGGTGCACCCGGACATCGAGGCCGGGACGGCGCCGGAGAGCTGGTTCCTGGACAGGCTCAGGTACTTGAGCGCCTTGAGGTCGCCGAGCGAGTCCGGCAAGCTTCCGGTGAGAGCGTTGTCGGATAAGTCCAGGTGCTGCACCGCGGCCAGCTTGCCGAGCCACGCGGGGACGTCGCCGGAGAGACGGTTTCCGGACGCGGAGAGGTAGACCAGCGAGGCGAGCTGGCCGATGGAGTCGGGGAGGTGGCCGTCGAACGCGTTGGAGCTGAGGTCGATGGTGCTGAGGTGCGGGCACCGGCCGATGTCCGCCGGGACAGCGCCGAAGAAGCGGTTGCCACTGAGGCTGAGGGTCTTGAGGTTATGGAGCCTGGCAATGCCGTCAGTGACGGGGCCGGAGAAGAGGTTGTGGGACAGGTCGAGCGTGCGCAGGCGCTCGAGCGGCCAGAGCGCGCCCGCGAAGTCCGGCGAGCCGGAGAGCTGGTTGCCGGACACGTTGAGGTGGAGCAGGAGCGGGCTCCCGGACGCCAGCCCCTCCGGCACGGGCCCGGAGAACTGGTTGCCGGACAGCACGAGGAAGCGGAGCGTGCGCGGGAAGGCGGGCGGGAGCGGTCCCGAGAAGGCGTTGCCCGTGAGGTCGAGGTAGCGGAGGGAGGCGAGGCGCGCGACGTCGTCGGGGAGCGGGCCGGAGAAGGCGTTGTAGGAGAGGTCGAGGGAGCGGAGGGAGCCGAGGAGGGAGAGGCCCGGCGGgagcgggccggagaggttgttgCGGGCGAGGGAGAGGTCCTGGAGCGCGCCCAGGCGGTCGAGGCCCCGTGGCATGCGGCCGGACAGCGCCAGCCCGTCGAGGGCGAGGCGGAGCACGCGGGAGGTGGCCGGGTCGCACTCCACGCGCGCCCACCCGCACGGCGTCGCGTCCGACTCCGTCCACGTCGCCAGCGCACCTGTCGGGTCGGACAGCGCCGACTTGAACACTACCAGCCCCAGCACCTCCTCGTTCACCGCCATCGGCATGTCGGCCTTCGTCGCTGGTGGCGCGCCCCCAATGAGCAGCAGCAGGAGGAAGAGGAGGAGAGCAGGAGAGTTGGCGGCAGTAGTGGCGGCCATTTCTGAAGGCTGCAGCTGCGGGTGCAGAATGTTTCCGGGATGGGATAGATATGGTGGCGAACTGGCGATGACGGTGAATGGAAGTGGATGAGATCTAGTGGCACGGGGGAGGAGAAGTGGTACCGGTGCCGAGCTGTGTTTTGGGAGTGTAGTCCATCGGAGCCGCGGGGAAGGGCAGCCGGGCCGCGGGCGCGTCGCTGCATTGGATTGCCCGTGACTCGCGAAGGGAGGGGGGCGGGGGGTAGGTTTGGACACAAGGAAAGCAACAAAGGACTTCACGTTCTCCGGTCCCGGCCAGGTCCTCGGGTTTGCCATGGCCATGGCCGCCCATGGCCATGCCCCGGTTCTCTGCCGCTGGGCGGTGGGGTCGCCGGAGGAATCTAGCTCGCCGGAACACGACACCGCACGGCGAttgagacgacgacgacgcgcgCGCGCACAAGCTGTCTACTGGAGTACTATTCTGCAGCTGTGGAAAGGGAATGATAGTGTGTTAAAGAATCATATGCGCCGGCCGTTTCCATACTCGGCCTTCAATTCACGCAGCAGAACAAAAGGCAGCCGCCAGAATCACGTCGAAAGGTACTCAGCTTTTTTTTGTTAATCCTGATCACGGATTCAAAACGCGTGGCCGATCGCCCCCATGCCCAAGCGGGCAGCAGGCAGTAGGCAGGAACCCATCCATCTGGCCGTCACAGGACGGGAGGACGAGCAGCAGAGGCTGCCCCAGTCCATGACTCCATTCGTCAGTTCAGTGAGTTACCACCAGTATGGAAGCTGAAAAGGGTATCCGCCTAAAGTGCCCAGATCCGCATGACTGCAAAGCTGTACCAGAACAGCTACAGAAGCTGCCATCTCGTCGTGTATGGCTCGCGGATTATTTCTTTCAGATCACGGGGGCACATCACATGTATACGTGCATACGTTGGCGTTGTATTATTCAACATGTCCAGTCGTTATCATCCATCCATATTCTATACATCTATCTATACCTCACATCTAACGCACGCAACCTTTGTATATAGGCAAGTATGGAACGGTAAAGGTGAGAGCACCCTGGAGTAGCTACAGTTATTCCTGTTGAGAATTCCCAGCTTGAATTCTGGCACCGGGCTGAAATATAACTGAACAGCTGTTGCATCAATCACGCGGGCCGTCAAATGACTGGGATTTCCTCAAGTTCCAGTGGAGACCCTCATGGATGCTGCGGAGGAAATCGGTCGTCGAGTCCACCAGGCAGGCTGTGGGCACGGGCCAGGGAGAAATGCTGCAGATCAGGGCGTCACCGGGCGACAGCTGCTGTCGGTCTTTGCCGTCGAAGGATGCCCAGGCATTGCCCCTGCTGTTGAACGGCACTTGAACGCGGAGGGTCACGTATTCAGGCAGAATCAAAGGTCTGAATGACAGAGAGTGCGGGCAGATTGGGGTGAAAAGGATCCCTGGGACCTGCAAACGCCGGCTAGACATTAGAAACCAAACTGCAGGATGGACAGGTAATGCTGCTTGCTGAGCCGCTTGTAAATCGATTGGGGCCGTACCTGAGGATGAACCATGGACCCTCCAGCTGCTAATGAATATGCTGTACTTCCAGATGTAGTTGATATGATTAGTCCATCCCCTTGTACGCAAGTAACAAAAGAGCTGTCACAGTAGACTTCCAGGTTGGTAAGGTAGGATGATATTCCTCGGTCGATTGTAACTTCGTTCAACACTAAGAATGGCTCCTCAGACACGATTTCATCCTTTGCCTCGTCACGTATTACATGACACTGTATGCGGTTTCTCAGCGTGATGCTAAATGGCCCATTCAGCACATTGTCCAACAACTCACGGTATTGCTCGCTTGCTGAAAAAAGGCGTGTTAAGGAGAACGTAGCAGATAAGAATAGGGGTGTCAATAGGATACAAGAAAGATTCACATGCAATTTCTTCTCCAACAGAAATAGGTTTCCTGAGATCCAATAAAATCCAGCTGTTCTAGGGTATTACTGCATAGACCATGTTAGCACTGGCGGTAAAGGATACGGAAAGGCGTCATGAAGCCCAGTGATCCCAGGGCAAATGCAACAACCGGAGGAACAGGTCCTTTGAACAATGATGCAGCCTGTTAAGAGGGATCAAGTCAATCACTCGATTTCTAGTTTCAATTGGAGAGCAGTTGAGTAAATGAAAACTAAGTGAAAGTACAATCTCAAATAAGCAAATGAGAATATCATCAGAATAAGCATAGAGACTCAGTATGTCTAGCAGTTGGCAGGCAGGCAACATGCAAAATACTAAACTATGGAACAGGTAAGCTACTAAGGTGTTCCCACAGTGAATTACATTAGTTCTCTTCACTTTATTATTGAAAGGTCACCTGAATAAGAACTGCCAACAAGACTACCATACATATGGCTTGGCCAGCACCATAACTGTCATGATCATTCCTGGAGGAATCCACAGACCTTCCATTTTGGATGTTATGTTACCACCTAAACTATATGCATTGACAAAAAATGAGGGTTTCTGTGAAATAGTTTATCATCCAAATGTTCTGAACAAAGTTTAGCTGGCTGAGGCAAAGCTAATCATCAGACTGCTAGGTCCATGTGAACCTCCTCCTAAGTCTCCAAATATTCGAAAACTCATCACAGGAGTAATAATTTACTTTTGAATGTTAGAAGTATATAGGATGAATGCTTCCTTCTTGCATCACCCACAAGCTCAAGTTTCTGAAAACTAATTACTTGCTAAGTGCATCAATTGTAATTGGCACATTACTCTCCCATAGCGAACTGAAGGCATGGACCAAAAGGAAGTAGCTAAGCAAACTAACACGATGCCAGGGTCCAAGTACTGCTGAATGATTGAAGCACAAGAGGTAATTAATTTTTCATAATTTATATATCAAAAAACATTTTACAGATAATGTAGCACGAGTGTAGTTACTTTCTTGCTAATCTAGACCAACAGCCACATAACTGAAGGTGTCACTATATCAAAATGGATTAAAAAAAGCAGCTTCGCAGTCCAGATAACAATTTGCAAGGATTCATCACAAATGAAATATAAAAGGAAATGGATGCATACCCACAGAACAGTTCCATCACCACCAAGAGTTATAATTAAATCAACCTTTGTGCGCAGCATCTTTATCTCCTCATCTATAAGAGTTGGCCAGAACACAGAAAGTGCTATGTCAATAGAACAATTGAAGGAACAATTTAATAGATCTAAAACATGAGAATGCAAAAGTAGAAGGCGAAGATTGTCGATGAACAAGATACTACAGCGGAAAAGTATGTTTTATGCTAAATGAACTATGTAATCTCATTAAAGTAGGAGTACTACTTGCTCTAATGACCCACTAAGGGACTGTGGGGATTCTTATGGGTAGGCCGCCAAAATGATAATGGAGGTAATTGCCTTGTCCCTTGGGAAAAGGTTCAGAGGCCGTTACAGTATGGTGGTCATGGGATACTCAACCTTGAATCAATGGGATGGGCCTTGCGCATCTGTTGGCTGTGGCTACAAAAAAGGGATTCTTCTCGACCTTGGGAAGGGCTGCCTTTTCAGGTACCCCGTAATTCCCATGCTCTCTTTGATGTTGCCCTGGAGACCAAGGTTGGTGATGGTGAGGCCACTAAATTCTGGACAGATCGTTGGCTGCACGGTTGCACTGTAGGTGAGCTGGCCCCTAATCTTATTCAGGTAATTCCTAAACGAGCAAGGAGACAACGCACTGTTTCTCAAGCTTTGGGCAGCAGGTCTTGGACTGCTGATATCCAGGGTGCCCTCACTGTACAGGTGCTTGTCGAATACCTGAAGCTCTAGGAAGTAGTTGATTTTACCTTGCAGCCTGCAGTTTCAGATCAGCACATATGGAAGATTACAAATTCAGGGCTGTACACTAGTCAATCTGCTTACAACGCCTTCTTTTTGGGTTCAGTTAAGTTTGCACCTTGGAAAAAGATTTGGAAAACATGGGCCCCTCTTCGATGCAAGTTCTTCATTTGGTTAGCAATCAAGAACAGGTGTTGGACAGCAGATCGCCTGTCAAAACATGGGCTGCCGCACCACTGTCTTTGCCTCCTTTGTGATCAGGATGTGGAGAATATAAAGCACATTCTTGTGTCTTGCGTCTTCTCCCGAGAGGTTTGGACCAAAATCCTTCTGTGTGTTGATCTGCAGGCAGTTGCTCCCCAACCTGATGTGAGAACTTTCTCTGCCTGGTGGTATTGGGCAGCCAGCAGTTTGCCAAAGGAGAAGAGGAAAGGGTTTAATTCCATAGTCATCCTTGTGGCCTGAATGGCTGGACTCTTTGGAAGCATGGGAATGTGTGTGTTTACGGGTCTTAATACTAGTGTCCCCTTAGTCTGCCAAGAAGTTGGTAACGAGAGCGAGCTCTGTTGTCTTGCCGATAACACGGCACTCAAGGAGCTGCTCGGTGGAGAGCGAAGGCTAGGCGCCTAAGTTTGTCCTGTAGGGTCGTTGGTTTGTCCTTGCGCGTGGCGCGCTTGTACTCTAGAGTGATGGTGTGGTGAGGGGCATACCTCATGCCTCCCCTCATGTGTTGTACTGTTATCTTTCTTTCTTAATGAAATGTCATGCAGCTCTCCTGCgccgttcgagaaaaaaaaagtaGAAGTACTACAAAAGTTTATACTTTACAGCTGCAAGACAGTTGCTGCAGCAGCACATGGAACATGCGACTCACATTTTGCATCATTCATAGTGATACAAACACAGCTTAATACTGTGTTCAGTAACCAACCCAGGTTCATCTCCTCCATATTTCAGAAATATGTTGTGGCAGGGAAGATCTCAACATTCCAATCTGTCTTTTTCTTACCATGCACAGTTTAGGCCAATGAGTGTTTTAAACTAAAATATACTGTTGTGGTCTGACCAGTAAGGTTAGATTTGAGAACATCATCATCCATAAACACTCTCCACAATAGTAATATGCATTGCAAATTACATGGTAAATAGGATAACAGAACATCAACATATAAATAGCAAGACGAGGCAGAAACTCCATATCATCTGAGTACCACTAGAGTCTTGCACTTGAATGTATGGACTATCCATAAACACTCTTCAAATTATTAATCAATTTATTCAATTCCGTCACAAAAAGGAAAAATATCTTCTTGAGTAATCTGTTCTGAACTGCTAATCTGGAGCACATGGAAGAAGTTCATCACACAAGTTAAATGTCTTACCATTATCCCATGTTTGGACGAAGTTGTAGTAAGAATCCTCTGTTAGAAGTTCCTTGCTAACACGTGGCTCAACAAAGATGTTTATATTTTTATGCTCCCTAAGCCATCtgcagaaaaataattaaaaaaacTTTTAGTGGCATGTGCACAATATACAGGTTACCTGTGCAGTAGCATATAACCCATGTAAGTTGCGATTCATGATGCACAAAAACATATCAAAGGTGCTGATTTCTAAAAATGTTAACTTATGTCATCAAAGACAAGTGGTTGGTTCTCATATGGTATAGTGtggctagggatggcaacgggtcggaTTCGGATCGGATATTGGAAATATCCGCCTGCAGCAATATCCATGGTCATAGATAATATCCGACCGCACAAAGAATTAATCCGTGGATTTGGATATCCGTAGTGGTGGTGCAAAGCAGATAAAAGAACACACCTGATCATttcagcacaaagaacacgaacagaGTTGGAATTCGGTTTGGTTATGAAAAGCACTGTTTGTGGTGGCGATTCCCATTTCAGTAAGATCTGGAGGCAAAGTATTTGTCATCATTGAAAGAGAGAGGAGCAAAAGTGATTAAAAATTTCTAGAATTATCTGCCATTCCAAAATGAATTGAACAGGACAAATGAACCAACCTGCTTATTGCTTCGTTCTGCGGTTGTTATATCACCTTTTTCAAAGGACACAAAATCATGCTTATGTTGTCCATTTTTATCCCCATTACATCCCCATGAAAGTTTAAATGATGCCTTTCTCCCCACCACCTTGTGATTAGATCTTGGGATAGGCCCAGGAACTTCGTCCTGGAGAATCTCATGTGCACATATACCATGCTTTCCGCAACATCCTAATTGATCAGATGTAGGTGTCTCCAGGGTTAGTTGGCTGACCAGTTTGTCTAAGTCATTATTGATACAACTGCTGTAGCCTGCACAAGATAGAATTCCAGTTGCTTAAGAGGCACAAAGAGTATAGATGCTGAACACGGTAATATAGTATTCCATGATGCAATATGTGTGCCAAATTTTAAATTTTGAGATCCATCCAATCAGGGGCGATTCTAGGGAGGGGCACAGGGGGGCAATGTCCCCCCTAATCTTCTACAAATTCCATAGAAGCTACTAATTTTTTTAGCTAATCACCATATAAATAATGTAAAATACCTCTTAACAGCCCCCCTCAATCTAATTTGTCCCTCTCAATCTTAAATGCTGGCTTCGCCCCTGCATCCAATGGTGCTATGATAAGCCCCACACACCCTCAAGTCACGCCTATGAGCAGTATGTTGAACATCGCAGGGGCCAGAGCCTAAAGTTTGCTAAACCAACCACACTCCTTGTCGCATGGGCCTATGCACGTGTGTAGCAACCTGCTTGGAATTTTGTGGTCGCTTCACTGACTAAACCATCAAATGGAAAAGATAGATATGAACTTGAAGCGATAGTTGATGGATTGCTCAAGTTATGAGATTGTTTCACTAAAAGTAAAATTATCAATAGCAAATGCATATCTTACCTTTGATTTTACTCCGATGCTTGTGCGCTGTCTCTAATTCATACTTACGTTTCCACTCCGCTGCCTCTGCTTGAGCAGCAGCCTTCCCTTCAGCCACTCGTCGTAAGGCTTTTGCAACAGCTTCAAATTCACATAAATTTATACCAATTGTTATTTTAATAGTAAAAGGAAGGTTGCACATGTCTGTATTTCTGCAGTACATTTTAGGCTTCATTCAAAGTACAAAATATGTCTATCCTTACTTCTCATAGCCTCCGAAAACTCAACAAGATGTGCATCAGTTGACCTGACAGGAGTTTGAGCAAGAAATTCATATGCTGCCCTCTCTGATTCTAGTGAACTAACAGTAGAGATAGATCCATTTTCACTTTGATGTGAGGCCGCGACATCTACATTTACACTCTCGTCAGAAACCTGAAATAGAAGCAGGTCTGTCAGCGTGAGTGCAGGACAATAGGGCATCTGATGGTTGTTAAAAAAATGTCTCTCCTTTCATTGTGAATGTATCAACTGCACCAGAAATAAACATATCCAGCCGTTTAAGATTGCAATGAAGCCAATGATGACATATGCAGCTTAGTTTAGATTCACAGACAAAGTGTTGTGAGGTTTTCAGATAAATTCAGACTTAAACCCACCAAACTTTTGAACTCCATAAACAATACCCAATAAAAATGCTGATCGATTTATGTAACTCAGAGCTTAAATAGGCTCAAACTGCAAAATGATGCAATGTTAAACTTGCAATTTGTTAGCCTTTCCACAGGTAAGGTAACCAAGCGATTTTGCCTCGTATTTTCATGTGTGACTCGGATTTGCAATTAGTGTGACTTTCTAGCTGATTAAATCACAAATTCAAGTTTCGTATACTACTCAAATGTCTGTACTAGATACGTTTTTTTAAACAAATATACACTGGAACACCGGAATAAATCTTTCACCCACAAAATGGGGAAAGGAGGTCGAGCCCATTGGCATTTCTGGTCCAGGAAATCCCCGAGCCGGAGCTTGCAAGATATAGTTACTTAAAACACCTGTACGACAAAAACAGAAGCCGTGAAACTCAAGGACACTCCAGTTAGTTACTTGGGTGCCGTTACTTATTACGCAATCGCACGACGAAGAACAAAAACTACGACTACGAGCGAGACGAACCCAAAGCGGGCACACATTCCTTAACGCCATTCTATACAAGTCTGGACGTACCGAGTGGACCAATGATCTGATGCTCGGAAGAGTTGGGAGCGGAATCGGCGAAGGACTGAGGCTCCGGAACTTGGAATCCGACGGCGCGAGCTGAACTTCCTCGGAGGACGACGGCCCCTGCCACGCGGAAACCACGCATTCACCATAACCAGCTAAACCAAGCATTCCGTCGATCTCAGAATTCAAACTAGCTCGCGAAATTCGGACTCCCAGGGGGAGGAGGCGCTTACTTTGTCGGCGAGCTCGTCGAGCGGCATGGCGGCGCGATCCGAATCCGCTTCGCGTCCTCGCCGTCGCAGAAACCAACCCCCTGTACTGCTCTTGGCCCCCGGTTCCGGGGCTTGGGTGGGCAATTGCACTTGGTCTCCGATTCGCAaggggggagaagaagaagagaaggggTAGGAGGTGGTTGTGGTGCGAGGCGCCGAGGCCGGTGTGAGGAGCACCACCTCTGCCCCGCCCCGGCGCGGCTATTTAGGATCCTGCTTTGACGCCGACGGGTGCTCGCCGGTGGGCCCCAGCTGCAGTGGGACGGCCGGGTTCCGGCTGACGCGTGCCGGGAAGGGAGCGGCATGGCGTGCGGAGCCTTCGTGGTTCACTGGTTCCTGCCGGGGTCCACCACGCTTCCCATTTCCTTTTTTCCCCGGTTTGGGGATTATTAATTAAATCGATCTAACTATATCCGCCCCCCTCCAACTTGTGGGGAGACAATGGGAGAAAGAAACTTAGGGCTTTGGAAGTTAATTATTTTTACAGTTCCTATGCAATactatatttttaaataatacTATAATATTTTATACCATAAGATGTTTGGTTATATTCTTGAAAACTATATTTTCAAAAACATGGTATTCTAGATAATGTGGTATTTTTGGAGTATTGGAAACTCCGCTCCAACCCAAAGTTTTTCATGGATGGCTAGATTTTGTCTAATACCATGACTTACAATGTTGTATCCAAACAATGTTTCTCAAACCATGGTATTTTTGGAGTAAAATACTACGGTATTGTCATTAACAATTGCAAAATATAGTATTGTAGAACCATGTTTTTTAGAAACATTGTTGCCAAACAAGTCCTTAGACTCTTTTTGATTGGGATTCTCTAAGAGCTTTTTGAAAAAAAAATCTACTAAAGGGGTTTTTTATGAGCTCTTTCTAGAAAAGAGAGATGATCTCCTTCAAAAAAATCAACGAGAGCTAGGAGCTAGAAAAAagcttctgaaagtcgcctagagggggatgaatagggcgaatctgaaatttataaacttaagcgcaactacaagccgggttagcgttagaaatagaaacgagtccgagagagagggcgcaaaacaaatcgtgagcgaataaagagcgagacatgatgatttgttttaccgaggttcggtttttgcaaacctactccccgttgaggtggtcacgaagaccaggtctctttcaaccctttccctctctcaaacggtcacttagaccgagtgagcttctcttctcaatcaaacggaacacgaagttcccgcaaggaccaccacacaattggtgtctcttgccttggttacaattgaatatgatcacaagaaagaatgagaaagaaaagaagcgatccaagcacaagagctcaaatgaacacaaatgtcactctctctagtcactatttgatttggagtgattccggacttgggggaggatttgatctctttggggtgtctagaattgaatgctatagctcttgtaatgtgttgaaggttggaaacttggatgctattgaatgtggggtggttgggctatttatagccccaaccacaaaaaatggtcgttggaaggctgttgtcgcatggcgcaccgaacagtccggtgcgacactgtccggtgcgccagccacgtcagcagaccgttggggttcgaccgtttgagctctgacttgtgggccctctgggctgtccggtgcgccaactacgcgtgctctgactctggcgcgcactgtagcgcattgaatgcggttgcagtcgactgttgcgcgcgaagtagccgttgctccgctggcacaccggacagtccggtgcttcaccggacagtccggtgaattatagcggagcgccctctgaatttcccgaaggtagcgagttcagcgtcgagtgccctggtgcaccggacactgtccggtgcgccagaccagggtgcctttgggttgtcttttgctctctttgtttgaaccctttcttggtctttttattggcttattgtgaacctttggcacctgtaaaacttatagactagagcaaactagttagtcaaattatttgtgttgggcaattcaaccaccaaaatcaattagaaaaaaggtgtaagcctaattccctttcagcttctACAAACTTCTCTCCCATGTTTTTCTCTTCATCGAACCCACGTCGCACGAGAGGTTGTGTTTCCAACCAAATAGGATGCTCTTTCTGAAGCTCTTCTTGAAAATAACCCGATAGTTGTTTTCTAGAGAAGGCAGAGCTAGAGCTAGCAGAGGTAGAGCCCTACCAAAGGGGGCCTTAATTGGGGCATAGGGGTGACAATtggctctaaattttacatttTAAAATTTAAGGATCAGATCAAATTAGGATCaagctctatttctattcatttttgaactaaaattaatttaGGGCCCAAACAAATTGTGAAGAAATATTTGGATCGTGGGCATCATACACCTCATTTAAAAtctactaagggggtgtttggtttcccaGTAAAGTTTAATTCATGTCACGTCGAATATTTGAATATTAAGTATAAGTATGACATGTagacttagagcatctccaagagattaACCAAAAAAACTAGCCAAATTTAGTGATTTAGCTACTCTCTAAAATAGATTTGACAAAAAAAAATACTAGAGTACTGCAATATACTCTGTAAAACCCAAAAGGTGGATGGTTAATGAGGCAAACTATCTATACTACAGGAAAAACAGGAAAAAGTATCAACCGCCTTAAGAACGTCGACATCAGCGTTCTTAAATAGGATAAGAACGTCGGTTTCGACGGCCGGCGGTCTTAACTTTAAGAACATCGGTCACGTCCAGACCGGCATACATAAAGTTAAGACTGTCTGCCCTCACCTGGCTGACGTTTTTAAAGCGATAAGACATCGACCCTCCCCTATCCGACGTTCTTAAGTGATTTAAGAACCATGCGCCTCAGCTTCCCTTCTCATTTCTCTGTTTctctctgatagtcgcctagaggggggtgaatagggcgaaactgaaatttgcaagattaatcacaactacaagccgggttagcgttagaaataataatgagtccaagagagagggcgcaaaacaattcGCAAGCGAATGGagcggtgagacacaaggatttgttttaccgaggttcagttcttgcaaacctactccccgttgaggtggtcacaaagaccgggtctctttcaaccctttccctctctcaaacgatccctcggaccgagtgagctttcttcttctcattcaaacgggaacaaaacttccccgcaagggccaccacacaattggtgcctcttgccttggttacaattgagttttgatcacaagaacaagtgagaaagaaaagaagcaatccaagcgcaagagctcaaaagaacacagcaaatctctctcgctaatcactaaagccttgtgtggaattggagaggatttgatcacttgggtgtgtctagaattgaatgcctagctcttgtaagtggttgagaagtggaaaacttggatgcaatgaatggtgggtggttgggggtatttatagccccaaccaccaaactagccgtttggtggggctgtctgtcgcatggtgcaccggacagtccggtgcacaccggacatgtccggtgcgccagccacgtcaccaaagccgtggggttccgaccgttggagctctgtcttctgggcccgcctggatgtccggtggcgcaccggacatgcactgtatagtgtctggtgcgccagtataggcgtgcctgacttctgcgcgcgctggcgcgcatttaatgcgctgcaggtagccgttggcgccgaaatatccgttgcggcgttgtcacaccggacagtccggtgcacaccggacatgtccggtgaattatagcggactagccgttgtgaattcccgaagctggcgagttcctgag
This genomic window contains:
- the LOC100285591 gene encoding NAD kinase 1 → MPLDELADKGPSSSEEVQLAPSDSKFRSLSPSPIPLPTLPSIRSLVHSVSDESVNVDVAASHQSENGSISTVSSLESERAAYEFLAQTPVRSTDAHLVEFSEAMRTVAKALRRVAEGKAAAQAEAAEWKRKYELETAHKHRSKIKGYSSCINNDLDKLVSQLTLETPTSDQLGCCGKHGICAHEILQDEVPGPIPRSNHKVVGRKASFKLSWGCNGDKNGQHKHDFVSFEKGDITTAERSNKQILLKWESPPQTVLFITKPNSNSVRVLCAEMIRWLREHKNINIFVEPRVSKELLTEDSYYNFVQTWDNDEEIKMLRTKVDLIITLGGDGTVLWAASLFKGPVPPVVAFALGSLGFMTPFPSEQYRELLDNVLNGPFSITLRNRIQCHVIRDEAKDEIVSEEPFLVLNEVTIDRGISSYLTNLEVYCDSSFVTCVQGDGLIISTTSGSTAYSLAAGGSMVHPQVPGILFTPICPHSLSFRPLILPEYVTLRVQVPFNSRGNAWASFDGKDRQQLSPGDALICSISPWPVPTACLVDSTTDFLRSIHEGLHWNLRKSQSFDGPRD